In Mycolicibacterium phocaicum, one DNA window encodes the following:
- a CDS encoding riboflavin synthase, with protein sequence MFTGIVEELGEIVSKDQLADAARFVIRGPLVTTDAGHGDSIAVNGVCLTVVDVLPDGAFSADVMAETLNRSSLAGVEVGGRVNLERAAAINSRLGGHIVQGHVDGTGTVLSRTPSEHWEVVRIALPPQLARYVVEKGSITVDGVSLTVSGLGRDEQGDWFEISLIPTTLQLTTLGRAPVGTTVNLEVDVIAKYVERLLTPAQ encoded by the coding sequence ATGTTCACCGGCATTGTCGAAGAGCTCGGCGAGATCGTCAGCAAGGACCAACTGGCCGACGCGGCCCGGTTCGTCATCCGCGGCCCGTTGGTCACCACTGATGCCGGGCACGGTGACTCGATCGCGGTGAACGGCGTGTGCCTGACCGTCGTCGACGTGCTGCCCGACGGCGCCTTCTCGGCCGATGTGATGGCCGAGACCCTCAACCGGTCCAGCCTGGCCGGCGTCGAGGTCGGGGGACGGGTCAACCTCGAGCGCGCCGCAGCGATCAACAGCCGGCTGGGCGGGCACATCGTCCAGGGTCACGTCGACGGGACGGGCACTGTGCTGTCGCGCACACCGTCGGAGCACTGGGAGGTCGTGCGCATCGCGCTGCCGCCGCAGCTGGCCCGCTATGTCGTCGAGAAGGGCTCCATCACCGTCGACGGGGTGTCCCTGACGGTGTCGGGCTTGGGCCGCGACGAGCAGGGCGACTGGTTCGAGATCTCTCTGATCCCAACGACGTTGCAGCTGACGACGCTGGGCCGGGCCCCGGTGGGGACCACGGTGAACCTGGAAGTCGACGTCATCGCCAAATACGTCGAACGGCTGCTCACCCCGGCGCAGTAG
- a CDS encoding PH domain-containing protein: MTVPMARETGSWDLEVRPQRVKYVAYAAAAVIIAVHVTVGALLKIGATGVIFQTADQVSMALLGIILAGAVLLPTRSRLRVGPAGIVVRNVLSDKTIAWSDIVGVSFPLGARWARVDLPDDEYVPIMAIQTVDKARAVDAMDRLRELVAKYRPDLSSASKTS, encoded by the coding sequence ATGACCGTGCCGATGGCCAGGGAAACCGGCAGCTGGGACCTGGAGGTCCGGCCGCAGCGCGTGAAGTACGTCGCCTACGCCGCGGCCGCCGTCATCATCGCCGTGCACGTCACGGTCGGTGCGCTGCTGAAAATCGGTGCCACCGGGGTGATCTTCCAGACCGCCGACCAGGTGTCGATGGCGCTGCTCGGCATCATCCTGGCCGGTGCGGTGTTGCTGCCGACGCGGTCCCGGCTGCGGGTCGGACCGGCCGGCATCGTCGTCCGTAACGTCTTGAGCGACAAGACCATTGCCTGGTCCGACATTGTGGGGGTCTCGTTCCCGCTGGGCGCCCGCTGGGCCCGGGTCGATCTGCCCGACGATGAATACGTCCCGATCATGGCCATCCAGACCGTCGACAAGGCCCGGGCCGTCGACGCGATGGATCGCCTGCGGGAGCTCGTCGCGAAATACCGCCCGGATCTCAGCTCAGCGTCAAAGACATCGTGA
- the ribD gene encoding bifunctional diaminohydroxyphosphoribosylaminopyrimidine deaminase/5-amino-6-(5-phosphoribosylamino)uracil reductase RibD, which yields MTPEAIETAMRLAIGQADAVKGTTYPNPPVGAVILDRDGEVAGVGGTQPPGEAHAEVMALRRAGTRAAGGTAVVTLEPCNHQGRTGPCVDALLDAGVAAVVFAVADPNPVAAGGAQRLTDAGVRVSSGVLADEVSGGPLREWLHRQRTGRPHVTWKFAASLDGRSAAADGTSQWITGPAARADVHRHRAVADAIVVGTGTVLADDPTLTARRSDGTPTARQPLRVVVGEREISSEANVLNDDSRTMVIRTHDPLEVLQALSDRTDVILEGGPTLAGAFVRAGLVDRILAYLAPTLLGGPITAIDDAGVSTIAQARRWRFDGVTTVGADVRLSLVPN from the coding sequence GTGACGCCGGAGGCCATCGAGACGGCCATGCGACTGGCCATCGGCCAGGCCGACGCGGTCAAAGGCACCACCTACCCGAACCCGCCGGTCGGCGCGGTGATCCTGGACCGCGACGGCGAGGTGGCCGGCGTCGGCGGGACCCAGCCGCCGGGGGAGGCACACGCCGAGGTCATGGCCCTGCGGCGGGCCGGTACCCGGGCCGCGGGCGGCACCGCGGTGGTGACGCTCGAGCCGTGCAACCACCAGGGCCGCACCGGCCCGTGCGTGGACGCACTGCTGGACGCCGGGGTGGCGGCCGTGGTGTTCGCCGTGGCCGACCCCAATCCGGTGGCCGCGGGCGGCGCCCAGCGGCTGACCGACGCCGGTGTGCGGGTGTCCTCGGGCGTCCTGGCCGACGAGGTCAGCGGTGGCCCGCTGCGCGAGTGGCTGCACCGCCAGCGCACCGGCCGGCCCCATGTGACATGGAAATTCGCGGCGAGCCTCGATGGGCGCAGCGCCGCCGCCGACGGCACCAGCCAGTGGATCACGGGCCCCGCGGCCCGGGCCGACGTGCATCGGCACCGTGCGGTGGCCGACGCCATCGTCGTCGGCACCGGGACGGTGCTGGCCGATGACCCGACGCTGACGGCCCGTCGGTCCGACGGCACCCCGACGGCCCGTCAGCCGCTGCGGGTGGTGGTCGGGGAACGCGAAATCTCGTCGGAGGCCAACGTCCTGAACGACGATTCCCGGACCATGGTGATCCGGACCCATGATCCGCTCGAGGTGCTCCAGGCGCTGTCGGACCGCACCGATGTGATCCTCGAAGGCGGTCCGACCCTGGCCGGGGCGTTCGTCCGGGCGGGACTCGTGGACCGGATTCTGGCGTATCTGGCGCCGACGCTGCTGGGCGGACCCATCACAGCGATCGACGACGCCGGGGTGTCGACCATCGCACAGGCCCGCCGCTGGCGGTTCGACGGCGTCACGACCGTCGGTGCCGACGTCCGGCTCAGCCTGGTGCCGAACTGA
- a CDS encoding MFS transporter — translation MAGGSNRHVAIAAGSLAVLLGALDTYVVVTIMTDMMKDPPDGIGIPINKIQQVTPVVTWYLLGYIAAMPLLGRASDRFGRKLVLQASLALFAVGSIVTAIAGMFAPANEMVEPLIQLIVGRTIQGVASGALLPVTLALAADLWAARNRAGVLGGIGAAQELGSVLGPLYGVAVVWLLHDWRDVFWINVPLTLAAMVMIHFSLPSRAETETPEKIDVLGGVLLAVALGLATWGLYNPNPDGKQVLPENGPPLLIAAAVVAVAFFVWEKIARTKLIDPVGVHFRPFLAGLASSLCAGAALMVTLVNVELFSRGVLGIDQSHAVFKLAWFLGALPVGALVGGWIATRVGDRIVAFAGLVIAAGAYLLVSHWDMNVLEATHDLVVVSLPKLPTDLIIAGLGLGLVIGPLTSATLRVVPTAQHGIASAAVVVSRMIGMLIGMAALSAWGLYKFNQNLAALPPAKGGSLADAAAQIAKNVKTAYTMQYSSIFLITAIVCVVGALAGLLIAGRHEQADEPETAPEVDPAPVA, via the coding sequence ATGGCCGGGGGTAGCAACCGCCACGTCGCCATAGCCGCAGGCAGTCTCGCGGTCCTGCTCGGCGCGCTCGACACTTATGTCGTCGTGACGATCATGACCGACATGATGAAGGACCCGCCGGACGGGATCGGCATCCCGATCAACAAGATCCAGCAGGTCACGCCCGTGGTCACGTGGTACCTGCTGGGCTACATCGCGGCGATGCCACTGCTGGGCCGGGCCTCCGACCGCTTCGGCCGCAAGCTGGTGCTCCAGGCGAGCCTCGCGCTGTTCGCGGTCGGCTCGATCGTCACGGCGATTGCCGGCATGTTCGCCCCGGCGAACGAGATGGTCGAGCCGCTGATCCAGCTGATCGTCGGCCGGACCATCCAGGGCGTCGCCAGTGGCGCGCTGCTGCCGGTGACGCTCGCGCTGGCCGCCGATCTGTGGGCCGCGCGCAACCGCGCCGGTGTGCTGGGCGGTATCGGTGCCGCGCAGGAGCTGGGCAGCGTGCTCGGCCCGCTGTACGGCGTGGCCGTGGTCTGGCTGCTGCACGACTGGCGCGATGTGTTCTGGATCAACGTGCCGCTGACCCTCGCGGCCATGGTGATGATCCACTTCAGCCTGCCGTCACGTGCCGAGACCGAGACGCCGGAGAAGATCGACGTCCTCGGCGGCGTGCTGCTGGCCGTCGCGCTCGGACTGGCGACGTGGGGTCTGTACAACCCCAACCCGGACGGCAAGCAGGTGCTTCCGGAAAACGGCCCGCCGTTGCTGATCGCTGCCGCGGTCGTCGCGGTCGCGTTCTTCGTATGGGAGAAGATCGCCCGCACCAAGCTGATCGATCCGGTGGGTGTGCACTTCCGGCCGTTCCTGGCGGGCCTGGCGTCCTCGCTGTGCGCGGGCGCGGCGCTGATGGTGACGCTGGTCAACGTCGAGCTGTTCAGCCGCGGCGTGCTCGGCATCGACCAGTCTCACGCGGTCTTCAAGCTGGCCTGGTTCCTGGGCGCGCTGCCGGTCGGTGCGCTCGTCGGCGGGTGGATCGCCACCCGGGTCGGCGACCGGATCGTCGCCTTCGCCGGCCTGGTCATCGCGGCGGGCGCGTACCTGCTGGTGTCGCACTGGGACATGAACGTGCTGGAGGCCACCCACGACCTCGTGGTCGTCTCGCTGCCGAAGCTGCCGACGGACCTGATCATCGCGGGCCTGGGCCTGGGTCTGGTCATCGGACCGCTGACGTCGGCGACGCTGCGGGTGGTTCCGACCGCACAGCACGGCATCGCCTCGGCCGCCGTCGTGGTGTCCCGCATGATCGGCATGCTGATCGGCATGGCGGCGCTGTCGGCATGGGGTCTGTACAAGTTCAATCAGAACCTGGCGGCGCTGCCGCCGGCCAAGGGCGGCAGCCTTGCCGACGCGGCGGCCCAGATCGCGAAAAACGTGAAGACCGCGTACACCATGCAGTACAGCTCGATCTTCCTGATCACCGCCATCGTGTGTGTGGTGGGCGCGCTGGCCGGTCTGCTGATCGCCGGCCGCCACGAGCAGGCCGACGAACCGGAGACCGCGCCCGAGGTTGATCCGGCACCGGTGGCATAG
- a CDS encoding GNAT family N-acetyltransferase: MVAELEFRAVPIDIGDGAALVGAMEAEMAELYADVRSGLDLNAPNMPKAGPAELGPPHGVYLAGYRDGRPVCGGGLKRLPDGTCEIKRMYVAPEARGQVLARILLRALEDAARGLGYTVARLDTGSRQPHAQRLYESEGYRPIANFNGNPVAHYFGEKQL, translated from the coding sequence ATGGTTGCTGAACTCGAATTTCGGGCGGTTCCGATCGATATCGGGGACGGCGCGGCACTGGTGGGCGCAATGGAGGCCGAGATGGCCGAGCTGTATGCCGACGTCCGGAGCGGACTCGATCTCAACGCGCCGAACATGCCGAAGGCCGGACCGGCCGAACTCGGCCCGCCGCACGGCGTCTACCTGGCCGGATACCGTGACGGCCGACCGGTGTGCGGTGGCGGGCTCAAGCGGCTGCCCGACGGGACCTGCGAGATCAAGCGCATGTACGTGGCACCCGAGGCGCGTGGGCAGGTCCTCGCGCGAATCCTGTTGCGGGCCTTGGAGGACGCCGCCCGCGGGCTGGGTTACACGGTAGCCAGGCTCGACACCGGCTCACGTCAACCCCATGCCCAGCGGCTGTACGAGTCGGAGGGGTACCGGCCGATCGCGAATTTCAACGGCAACCCGGTGGCGCACTACTTCGGCGAGAAGCAGCTTTAA
- a CDS encoding GNAT family N-acetyltransferase, with the protein MGGSTQVGVIRLTEADWRVFAALRLRALADSAGTDDAEYRTEMSFTGTQWRRRLRAHAQFAVAHEDRLVGLIAAHRSSPSSVYLYSLWTDPAARGHGVARTLLSAAIDWGRGLGAQIVTLRVHRDNTAALGVYRAFGFVATADPAEGSQSSGPADELTMSLTLS; encoded by the coding sequence ATGGGAGGGAGCACCCAGGTGGGGGTGATCCGGCTCACCGAAGCCGACTGGCGGGTGTTCGCGGCCCTGCGGCTGCGCGCGCTGGCCGATTCCGCGGGGACCGACGATGCCGAATACCGCACCGAGATGAGCTTCACCGGGACACAGTGGCGCCGGCGGCTGCGGGCGCATGCCCAGTTCGCCGTGGCTCACGAGGACCGGCTGGTGGGCCTGATCGCGGCGCATCGGTCCAGTCCGAGCTCGGTGTACCTCTACTCGCTGTGGACCGATCCGGCCGCCCGTGGCCACGGGGTGGCGCGCACGCTGCTGTCCGCGGCCATCGACTGGGGCCGCGGCCTGGGCGCGCAGATCGTGACCCTGCGGGTGCACCGCGACAACACCGCCGCGCTCGGGGTCTACCGCGCCTTCGGGTTTGTCGCCACGGCCGACCCGGCCGAGGGCTCCCAAAGCTCCGGCCCGGCAGACGAACTCACGATGTCTTTGACGCTGAGCTGA
- the rpe gene encoding ribulose-phosphate 3-epimerase: MAGPLIAPSILSADFARLAEETAAVEGADWLHVDVMDNHFVPNLTLGLPVVESLLKVTDIPMDCHLMIEDPKRWAPAYAEAGAYNVTFHAEATDDPISVARDIRAAGAKAGLSVKPGTPIEPYLDILRDFDTLLVMSVEPGFGGQKFIAEVLPKVTAVRRLVDSGELTLVVEIDGGINDDTIEAAAAAGVDCFVAGSAVYNAADPGAAVESLRRQAAAASPHLVL; this comes from the coding sequence ATGGCAGGACCACTGATCGCCCCGTCCATCCTCTCCGCCGACTTCGCCCGGCTCGCCGAAGAAACGGCAGCGGTCGAGGGTGCCGACTGGCTGCACGTCGACGTCATGGACAACCATTTCGTCCCCAACCTGACGCTGGGTCTGCCGGTCGTCGAGAGCCTGCTGAAGGTCACCGACATCCCGATGGACTGCCATCTGATGATCGAGGACCCCAAGCGCTGGGCCCCCGCCTACGCCGAAGCCGGCGCCTACAACGTGACGTTCCACGCCGAGGCCACCGATGACCCGATCTCCGTCGCCCGCGACATCCGCGCGGCCGGCGCCAAGGCGGGCCTGTCCGTCAAACCCGGTACCCCGATCGAGCCCTACCTGGACATCCTGCGCGACTTCGACACCCTGCTGGTGATGTCGGTCGAGCCGGGATTCGGTGGACAGAAGTTCATCGCCGAGGTGCTGCCCAAGGTCACCGCGGTGCGCCGGCTGGTCGACTCCGGTGAGCTGACCCTGGTCGTCGAGATCGACGGCGGCATCAACGACGACACCATCGAAGCCGCCGCCGCGGCCGGTGTGGACTGCTTCGTCGCGGGTTCCGCGGTGTACAACGCGGCGGATCCGGGTGCCGCGGTGGAATCCCTGCGGCGTCAGGCCGCGGCCGCGTCACCGCACCTGGTGCTGTGA
- a CDS encoding LppX_LprAFG lipoprotein has product MQTRKRSAMLVSLLSTVMAGVLLVSGCSKSEESKTPLPEAAPLLKQSADTTRGQQSVHLVLLVNGKIAKMTVTKLTGDMTLTPAVAGQGKANLSVGGMGVQDAPFVVYDNHLYASLSSGGPLSDFGPADAIYDISAILRPETGLANILDNFTDAKAVGREDINGVKTVKVTGTVSAEAVNKIAPQLKVTSALPGTAWIEEGGNHQLAQAQLETSPGNNLQMTLTDWGKPVTVNKPDVQ; this is encoded by the coding sequence ATGCAGACGCGCAAACGCTCCGCCATGCTTGTTTCCCTACTCTCCACCGTGATGGCCGGGGTGCTCCTGGTCTCCGGTTGCTCGAAGTCCGAAGAGTCCAAGACCCCGCTGCCCGAGGCCGCGCCGCTGCTCAAGCAGTCCGCCGACACCACCCGTGGCCAGCAGAGTGTGCACCTCGTGCTCCTCGTCAACGGCAAGATCGCCAAGATGACGGTCACCAAGCTGACTGGTGACATGACGCTCACCCCGGCCGTCGCCGGCCAGGGCAAGGCCAACCTGTCGGTCGGCGGCATGGGCGTCCAGGACGCGCCGTTCGTCGTCTACGACAACCACCTGTACGCCTCGCTGTCGTCCGGTGGCCCGCTGTCCGACTTCGGGCCCGCCGACGCCATCTACGACATCTCGGCGATCCTGCGTCCGGAGACCGGCCTGGCCAACATCCTGGACAACTTCACCGACGCCAAGGCCGTGGGCCGCGAGGACATCAACGGCGTGAAGACCGTCAAGGTCACCGGCACCGTCAGCGCCGAGGCCGTCAACAAGATCGCCCCGCAGCTGAAGGTCACCTCCGCACTGCCGGGCACCGCCTGGATCGAAGAGGGCGGCAACCACCAGCTGGCACAGGCGCAGCTGGAGACCAGCCCGGGCAACAACCTGCAGATGACGCTGACCGACTGGGGTAAGCCGGTCACCGTCAACAAGCCCGACGTTCAGTAA
- the ribH gene encoding 6,7-dimethyl-8-ribityllumazine synthase, translating to MSGVGVPEMPAIDASGLKLAIVASTWHTTICDALLDGARRVATASGIAEPTIVRVLGAIEIPVVAQELAKNHDAVIALGVVIRGGTPHFDYVCDAVTQGLTRVSLDESTPVANGVLTVNTEEQAIDRAGLPGSAEDKGEQAASAALATAITLRDLRR from the coding sequence ATGAGTGGCGTCGGTGTTCCGGAGATGCCGGCGATCGACGCCTCCGGATTGAAGCTGGCCATCGTCGCCAGCACCTGGCACACCACCATCTGTGACGCGCTGCTCGACGGCGCCCGCCGGGTGGCCACGGCATCGGGTATTGCCGAACCGACCATCGTCCGGGTGCTCGGTGCCATCGAAATCCCGGTCGTGGCACAGGAATTGGCCAAGAACCACGACGCCGTGATCGCACTCGGTGTGGTGATCCGGGGCGGCACGCCGCATTTCGATTACGTGTGCGACGCCGTCACGCAGGGTCTGACGCGGGTGTCGCTCGACGAGTCGACACCGGTCGCCAACGGCGTGCTGACGGTCAACACCGAGGAGCAGGCCATCGACCGCGCCGGCCTGCCGGGCTCGGCGGAGGACAAGGGCGAGCAGGCCGCCTCGGCCGCGCTCGCCACCGCGATCACCCTGCGCGACCTGCGTCGATGA
- a CDS encoding bifunctional 3,4-dihydroxy-2-butanone-4-phosphate synthase/GTP cyclohydrolase II, whose translation MTRLDSVERAIADIAAGKAVVVIDDEDRENEGDLIFAAEKATPELVAFMVRYTSGYLCVPLSGEVCDRLGLLPMYAVNQDKHGTAYTVTVDAKKGVGTGISASDRAKTMQALADPASIAEDFSKPGHVVPLRAKDGGVLRRPGHTEAAVDLARLAGLQPAGAICEIVSQKDEGSMAQTEELRVFADDHDLALISIADLIEWRRKHEKHIERVAEARIPTRHGEFRAVGYTSMYEDVEHVALVRGDVSDRGGDDVLVRVHSECLTGDVFGSRRCDCGPQLDAAMEMVANEGRGVVLYMRGHEGRGIGLLHKLQAYQLQDAGADTVDANLELGLPADARDYGIGAQILVDLGIRSMRLLTNNPAKRVGLDGYGLHIIERVPLPIGPNADNIRYLMTKRDRMGHDLHGLDDFAGDATDGDGK comes from the coding sequence ATGACGAGGCTTGATTCCGTCGAGCGGGCGATAGCCGATATCGCGGCGGGCAAGGCTGTCGTCGTCATTGACGACGAAGATCGCGAGAACGAGGGCGATCTGATTTTCGCCGCGGAGAAGGCAACCCCGGAACTGGTGGCCTTCATGGTCCGCTACACCTCGGGCTACCTGTGTGTTCCGCTGTCCGGCGAGGTCTGCGACCGGCTGGGTCTGCTGCCGATGTACGCGGTGAACCAGGACAAGCACGGCACCGCCTACACCGTCACGGTCGACGCGAAAAAGGGTGTGGGAACCGGTATTTCGGCATCCGACCGGGCCAAGACCATGCAGGCGCTGGCGGACCCGGCGTCCATTGCCGAGGACTTCAGCAAGCCCGGCCACGTTGTTCCGTTGCGCGCCAAGGACGGTGGCGTCCTGCGCCGCCCCGGCCACACCGAGGCCGCGGTCGATCTGGCCCGGCTGGCCGGGCTGCAGCCCGCCGGCGCGATCTGCGAAATCGTCAGCCAGAAGGACGAGGGCTCCATGGCCCAGACCGAGGAACTGCGCGTCTTCGCCGACGACCACGACCTGGCGCTGATCTCCATCGCCGACCTCATCGAGTGGCGGCGCAAGCACGAGAAGCACATCGAGCGCGTCGCCGAGGCCCGGATTCCGACCCGGCACGGCGAGTTCCGGGCCGTCGGCTACACCAGCATGTACGAGGACGTCGAGCACGTCGCGCTGGTGCGGGGCGACGTCTCCGACCGGGGCGGAGACGACGTGCTGGTGCGCGTGCACTCCGAGTGCCTGACCGGTGACGTGTTCGGTTCCCGGCGCTGCGACTGCGGCCCCCAGCTCGACGCCGCCATGGAGATGGTGGCGAACGAGGGCCGGGGCGTGGTGCTCTACATGCGCGGGCACGAGGGCCGCGGCATCGGCCTGCTGCACAAGCTGCAGGCCTACCAGCTGCAGGATGCCGGCGCCGACACCGTCGATGCCAACCTGGAACTCGGCCTGCCCGCCGATGCCCGGGACTACGGCATCGGCGCCCAGATTCTGGTCGACCTGGGCATCCGGTCCATGCGGCTGCTCACGAACAACCCGGCCAAGCGCGTCGGCCTGGACGGCTACGGCCTGCACATCATCGAGCGGGTGCCCCTGCCCATCGGGCCCAACGCCGACAACATCCGGTACCTCATGACCAAGCGGGACCGCATGGGCCACGACCTCCACGGGCTCGACGATTTCGCCGGTGACGCAACAGACGGAGACGGTAAATGA
- the murD gene encoding UDP-N-acetylmuramoyl-L-alanine--D-glutamate ligase: protein MTSQRPQLAGVAVGIWGFGKEGQSLARTAAAEGAARIDAVDDAGRGTLDAPTDIANLSLWRGAEHLTRLADCDVVFLSPGIPWHQPFFAELRAAGATLSSAADWYLHRYAAQTVGVTGTKGKSTTASFLSHLLRRLGADAVVAGNIGTPLSDLAPAPDAVVVAELSSQQCALVTASPRISVITNLFEDHLDWHGDIDAYHGAKANIFSHGGEVLITTPQVLAALERLGIAPPPVVRTVDAADVTRPEGDYVMAYEHNVVNGALAAVAAAEVLGRPVTEDEFLGAVTTFEALPHRLQVVRRTGGVRWIDDTLATTGESVVAALRSMRPDDRVALIVGGMDRQLDYDQIDDYLLSGARDVHLIQGPTNGTAIGRRFAAAQPACVHPVDSLQAAVQVAAAVPGVTAVLLSPGAASYDLYANYVAKAAAFCELIDAVSPSN from the coding sequence GTGACGTCACAACGTCCGCAGCTCGCCGGTGTCGCCGTCGGCATCTGGGGCTTCGGCAAGGAGGGCCAGTCGCTGGCCCGGACCGCGGCGGCCGAGGGCGCGGCGCGGATCGACGCCGTCGACGACGCCGGCCGCGGCACCCTGGACGCGCCGACCGACATCGCCAACCTGAGCCTGTGGCGCGGCGCCGAACACCTGACCCGACTGGCGGACTGTGACGTGGTGTTCCTCAGCCCCGGGATACCCTGGCATCAGCCGTTTTTCGCCGAGCTGCGCGCCGCAGGCGCCACCTTGTCGAGCGCCGCCGACTGGTACCTGCACCGCTACGCGGCACAGACCGTCGGCGTCACCGGGACCAAGGGCAAGAGCACGACGGCGTCGTTCCTGTCGCACCTGCTGCGGCGGCTCGGCGCCGATGCCGTGGTGGCGGGAAACATCGGCACCCCGCTGTCGGACCTGGCGCCGGCGCCGGACGCCGTCGTCGTCGCCGAGCTGTCCAGCCAGCAGTGCGCGCTGGTGACTGCGTCACCGCGGATCTCGGTGATCACCAACCTCTTCGAGGACCACCTGGACTGGCACGGCGACATCGACGCCTACCACGGCGCGAAGGCCAACATCTTCAGCCACGGCGGCGAGGTGCTGATCACCACGCCGCAGGTGCTGGCGGCTCTCGAGCGACTGGGTATCGCGCCGCCACCGGTGGTGCGCACCGTCGACGCGGCGGACGTGACGCGTCCCGAGGGGGATTACGTCATGGCCTACGAACACAACGTCGTCAACGGCGCACTGGCGGCCGTCGCGGCCGCCGAGGTGCTCGGCCGGCCGGTCACCGAGGACGAATTCCTCGGCGCGGTAACGACATTCGAGGCGCTGCCGCACCGGCTGCAGGTCGTGCGCCGCACCGGGGGAGTGCGCTGGATCGACGACACCCTGGCCACCACCGGGGAGAGCGTCGTCGCCGCGCTGCGCTCGATGCGGCCCGACGACCGGGTGGCGCTCATCGTCGGCGGCATGGACCGTCAGCTCGACTACGACCAGATCGACGACTATCTGCTCTCGGGCGCACGTGACGTTCACCTCATCCAGGGACCGACCAACGGCACCGCGATCGGTCGCCGCTTCGCCGCGGCGCAGCCCGCGTGCGTGCACCCGGTGGACAGTCTGCAGGCGGCGGTGCAGGTCGCGGCCGCCGTGCCGGGAGTGACGGCCGTGCTGTTGTCGCCGGGTGCGGCGAGCTATGACCTGTACGCGAACTACGTGGCCAAGGCCGCGGCGTTCTGCGAGCTCATCGATGCTGTCAGCCCGTCGAACTAA